GCGCAGGCTTCAGCGAGAAAAACACTGCGACGTTCGGGAGCTTGTTGCAGAGCCGAATGAAAAAGCTCGTTTACTTTTTGCCAGTGTGTTGCGTCCATAGGCATTAGTCCGTAGTTTGTAGCCCGTAGTCCGTAGTTGTTGAGCCTTCTTTATTGATGCGCCAGGTTTCGCGCAACGCCAATGTGTTTTTGAAACTACGGACTACAAACTACGGGCTACGGACTATTTGGTAATTTCCCGATAAAGCCAGGCGCGCGCCATCGCCCATTCGCGTTCGACCGTTGCGTGGGATATTTCCAGGACTTCGGCAATCTCTTCGATGGACAAGCCGCCGAAAAATTTGAGTTCGACGATGCGACTTTTGCGCGGGTCAAAGACCGCGAGTTTTTTCATGGCTTCATCGAGCGCCAGAACGTCGATGTCCTGTTGGTTGTGAAAGACGTAATCGACCACACTCAGAGAAACTTTGACCGCATCGCCGCCGCGTTTTTCCGCCTGTTTGGCAACCGCATGGTTGATGAGAATGCGCCGCATCATTTCCGCCGCGATGCCGAAAAACTGGGCGCGGTTTTTCCAGTCTACACGGTCTTGTTCGATGAGCCGCAAATAGGCTTCGTGAACCAGCGCCGTTGGTTGCAAGGTGTGACCGGGACGTTCCAGACGCAATCTGCCGATAGCGATGCGACGAAGCTCTGCGTAGACCAGCGGCAGGATGGCATCGAGAGCCTGTCGGTTGCCGTTTCGCCAGTCAACTAAAAGTTGCGTCAGTCCCGGTTGCGAATGGGTTTCATGCGAACTCTCTTTTTGCGGTGCGGTCTCTTTTGCCATAGCCATTTTTTCCGCGAAAGATTTTACCTTTGATTAGCCGGGCAAGTCTAAATTTTTTTCAGTGATTTGCCCTGACCGCTTGCCTAACCTGCGCCTTGCGTGGTTCAACTATCTGGCAAACCTTGTTTGAACACTTTCATACGATGAGGTCGAGTGGTG
This genomic window from Acidobacteriota bacterium contains:
- a CDS encoding sigma-70 family RNA polymerase sigma factor is translated as MAKETAPQKESSHETHSQPGLTQLLVDWRNGNRQALDAILPLVYAELRRIAIGRLRLERPGHTLQPTALVHEAYLRLIEQDRVDWKNRAQFFGIAAEMMRRILINHAVAKQAEKRGGDAVKVSLSVVDYVFHNQQDIDVLALDEAMKKLAVFDPRKSRIVELKFFGGLSIEEIAEVLEISHATVEREWAMARAWLYREITK